From the genome of Rathayibacter sp. VKM Ac-2759, one region includes:
- a CDS encoding TerC family protein yields the protein MIDLPVWFVVGSFVVLSLILAADLLLVYKRPHVPSLKESGLWVGFYVSLALLFALAMLVLGDGETAGQFLAGWLTEYSLSIDNLFVFVIIMGRFAVPPKYQQEVLMVGIIIALVFRGVFILLGAQLIESFSWIFYLFGAFLVYTAYNQAFGKEDESEGTDNLLIRLLRRRVKISDSFDGSKIRTTIDGTRYFTPMLIVFLAIGSTDLLFALDSIPAIFGITESPFIVFTANIFALMGLRQLYFLLGGLIDKLEYLKYGIAFILAFIGVKLVLHALHENDLPFLNGGEPVPVWDIDTWTSLAVIVVSMTVATAASLLKMRREHSHIELHDGHPEVVSDSDAPRSGAEEK from the coding sequence ATGATCGATCTGCCCGTCTGGTTCGTGGTCGGCTCCTTCGTCGTCCTGAGCCTGATCCTCGCGGCCGACCTGCTGCTGGTCTACAAGCGCCCGCACGTCCCGAGCCTGAAGGAGTCGGGACTCTGGGTCGGCTTCTACGTGAGCCTCGCGCTGCTGTTCGCGCTGGCGATGCTGGTGCTGGGCGACGGCGAGACGGCGGGGCAGTTCCTCGCCGGATGGCTGACCGAGTACAGCCTGTCGATCGACAACCTGTTCGTCTTCGTCATCATCATGGGGCGCTTCGCGGTCCCTCCGAAGTACCAGCAGGAAGTGCTGATGGTGGGCATCATCATCGCGCTGGTCTTCCGGGGCGTCTTCATCCTGCTCGGAGCCCAGCTCATCGAGAGCTTCAGCTGGATCTTCTACCTCTTCGGCGCGTTCCTCGTCTACACGGCCTACAACCAGGCGTTCGGCAAGGAGGACGAGAGCGAGGGCACCGACAACCTGCTGATCCGCCTCCTCCGCCGCCGGGTGAAGATCTCGGACAGCTTCGACGGCTCGAAGATCCGCACGACGATCGACGGCACGCGCTACTTCACGCCGATGCTGATCGTGTTCCTGGCGATCGGCTCGACCGACCTGCTCTTCGCGCTCGACTCGATCCCGGCGATCTTCGGCATCACCGAGAGCCCCTTCATCGTCTTCACCGCGAACATCTTCGCGCTGATGGGGCTGCGCCAGCTCTACTTCCTCCTGGGCGGTCTCATCGACAAGCTCGAGTACCTCAAGTACGGCATCGCGTTCATCCTCGCCTTCATCGGCGTGAAGCTCGTGCTGCACGCCCTGCACGAGAACGACCTGCCGTTCCTCAACGGCGGCGAGCCCGTCCCGGTCTGGGACATCGACACGTGGACGTCCCTCGCCGTGATCGTGGTCAGCATGACGGTGGCGACGGCGGCGAGCCTGCTCAAGATGCGGCGCGAGCACAGCCACATCGAGCTGCACGACGGGCACCCGGAGGTCGTCTCCGACTCCGATGCGCCCCGGTCGGGCGCCGAGGAGAAGTGA
- a CDS encoding protein phosphatase 2C domain-containing protein encodes MSATSVELPQGVLRLSVTSSTDVGTVRRVNEDALLADDILLAVADGMGGHARGDLASSTAVDTLRANAPAAIGPIDAVFDLVEAANTAVRGLDVGGALCGTTLTGLTLVRPEETGPARWALFNVGDSRVYRWDGTGMQQLTVDHSAVQELVAAGLLSRELAESHPDRNIVTRALGADDEVETDVWTLPIVPRASYLLCSDGLTKELSDERIADLFERRDAGGIAPVDLAQSLVREAIAAGGRDNVTVVVVDAVLDPRG; translated from the coding sequence ATGAGCGCGACGAGCGTCGAGCTCCCGCAGGGAGTGCTGCGGCTGTCGGTGACCAGCAGCACCGATGTCGGGACCGTGCGCCGGGTCAACGAGGACGCCCTCCTCGCCGACGACATCCTCCTGGCGGTCGCCGACGGCATGGGCGGTCACGCTCGGGGCGATCTGGCCAGCTCGACGGCGGTCGACACCCTGCGCGCGAACGCTCCGGCGGCGATCGGGCCGATCGATGCCGTGTTCGACCTCGTCGAGGCCGCGAACACCGCGGTCCGCGGTCTCGACGTGGGCGGCGCTCTGTGCGGCACGACCCTCACGGGGCTGACCCTCGTGCGTCCGGAGGAGACGGGCCCGGCCCGCTGGGCGCTGTTCAACGTGGGCGACTCGCGGGTCTACCGCTGGGACGGCACCGGGATGCAGCAGCTGACGGTCGACCACTCCGCCGTGCAGGAGCTGGTCGCGGCGGGACTGCTCAGCCGCGAGCTCGCCGAGTCGCATCCGGACCGCAACATCGTCACGCGGGCACTCGGCGCGGACGACGAGGTGGAGACCGACGTGTGGACCCTGCCGATCGTGCCGCGCGCGAGCTACCTCCTCTGCTCGGACGGGCTGACCAAGGAGCTCTCGGACGAGCGGATCGCCGACCTCTTCGAGCGGCGCGATGCGGGCGGGATAGCCCCCGTCGATCTCGCGCAGTCCCTGGTCCGCGAGGCGATCGCCGCCGGCGGGCGCGACAACGTGACCGTCGTCGTGGTCGACGCGGTCCTCGACCCGAGGGGCTGA
- the leuC gene encoding 3-isopropylmalate dehydratase large subunit has product MNDSTIHDAVPARPRTLAEKVWDDHLVSKGKDGTPDLIYIDLHLVHEVTSPQAFDGLRLAGRPVRRPDLTIATEDHNTPTVGIDRPIADLTSRTQIETLRRNCAEFGVRLHSLGDVEQGIVHVVGPQLGLTMPGITVVCGDSHTSTHGAFGAMAFGIGTSEVEHVMATQTLPLKQFKTMAITVDGTLKPGVTAKDIILAVIAKIGTGGGQGYVLEYRGSAIRALSMEGRMTICNMSIEAGARAGMVAPDETTFAYLEGRPHAPSGQDWDDAVAYWRTLPTDEGAVYDAEVVLDADTLEPFVTWGTNPGQGVSLSQAVPDPESIDDPNERSNARRALEYMDLEAGTPMKEIPVDAVFMGSCTNSRIEDLRAFASVIAGRTKAPGVRVMVVPGSARVRIEAEAEGLDKVFTDFGAEWRFAGCSMCLGMNPDQLAPGERCASTSNRNFEGRQGKGGRTHLVSPLVAAATAVRGTLSSPSDLEPARELVEA; this is encoded by the coding sequence ATGAACGACAGTACGATCCACGACGCCGTGCCCGCCCGACCGCGGACCCTGGCCGAGAAGGTCTGGGACGACCACCTCGTCTCGAAGGGCAAGGACGGCACCCCCGACCTGATCTACATCGACCTGCACCTCGTGCACGAGGTGACCAGCCCGCAGGCGTTCGACGGCCTCCGGCTCGCCGGCCGCCCCGTCCGCCGCCCCGATCTCACGATCGCCACGGAGGACCACAACACCCCGACGGTCGGCATCGACCGTCCGATCGCCGACCTGACCAGCCGCACCCAGATCGAGACACTGCGCCGCAACTGCGCCGAGTTCGGCGTGCGCCTGCACTCGCTGGGCGACGTCGAGCAGGGCATCGTGCACGTCGTCGGGCCGCAGCTCGGCCTGACGATGCCGGGCATCACCGTCGTCTGCGGCGACTCGCACACCTCGACGCACGGCGCGTTCGGCGCGATGGCCTTCGGCATCGGCACCAGCGAGGTCGAGCACGTGATGGCGACCCAGACCCTGCCGCTGAAGCAGTTCAAGACGATGGCGATCACCGTCGACGGCACGCTCAAGCCGGGAGTGACGGCGAAGGACATCATCCTGGCCGTCATCGCGAAGATCGGCACCGGAGGCGGGCAGGGCTACGTCCTCGAGTACCGCGGCTCCGCGATCCGCGCGCTCTCGATGGAGGGCCGCATGACGATCTGCAACATGTCGATCGAGGCCGGCGCCCGCGCGGGAATGGTCGCCCCCGACGAGACGACCTTCGCCTACCTCGAGGGCCGTCCGCACGCCCCCTCCGGCCAGGACTGGGACGACGCCGTCGCGTACTGGCGCACGCTGCCCACCGACGAGGGCGCCGTCTACGACGCCGAGGTCGTGCTCGACGCCGACACGCTCGAGCCGTTCGTCACCTGGGGCACCAACCCCGGTCAGGGCGTCTCGCTCTCGCAGGCCGTCCCGGACCCCGAGTCGATCGACGACCCGAACGAGCGCTCCAACGCCCGGCGCGCCCTCGAGTACATGGACCTCGAGGCGGGCACTCCGATGAAGGAGATCCCGGTCGACGCGGTCTTCATGGGCTCCTGCACCAACTCGCGCATCGAGGACCTCCGGGCCTTCGCCTCCGTGATCGCGGGACGCACCAAGGCGCCCGGCGTCCGCGTGATGGTGGTCCCCGGCTCCGCCCGCGTGCGCATCGAGGCCGAGGCCGAGGGCCTCGACAAGGTCTTCACCGACTTCGGGGCCGAGTGGCGCTTCGCCGGCTGCTCGATGTGCCTCGGGATGAACCCCGACCAGCTCGCGCCGGGTGAGCGCTGCGCCTCGACGTCGAACCGCAACTTCGAGGGCCGCCAGGGCAAGGGCGGTCGCACCCACCTCGTCTCGCCGCTGGTCGCCGCGGCGACCGCCGTGCGCGGCACCCTCTCCAGCCCGTCCGATCTGGAGCCCGCTCGCGAACTGGTGGAGGCCTGA
- the leuD gene encoding 3-isopropylmalate dehydratase small subunit — MEKFETVTAIAAPLKRSNVDTDQIIPAVFLKRVTKTGFEDALFHGWRQEEDFVLNQGPYLGAQILVAGPDFGTGSSREHAVWALRDFGFRVVLSSRFGDIFRGNSGKQGLLAAAVAEDDIERIWAIIESRPGIELTVDLVARTVTAGGETFPFEIDDYTRWRLIEGLDDIGLTLRDEALISEFETRRESWRPKTLPVK, encoded by the coding sequence ATGGAGAAGTTCGAGACCGTCACGGCCATCGCCGCGCCGCTGAAGCGCAGCAACGTCGACACCGACCAGATCATCCCCGCGGTGTTCCTCAAGCGCGTCACCAAGACGGGTTTCGAGGACGCGCTGTTCCACGGTTGGCGCCAGGAGGAGGACTTCGTCCTCAACCAGGGGCCGTACCTGGGCGCGCAGATCCTCGTCGCCGGGCCCGACTTCGGCACGGGATCCAGCCGCGAGCACGCCGTCTGGGCGCTGCGCGACTTCGGCTTCCGCGTCGTGCTCTCCTCGCGCTTCGGCGACATCTTCCGCGGCAACTCCGGCAAGCAGGGCCTGCTCGCCGCCGCGGTCGCCGAGGACGACATCGAGCGCATCTGGGCGATCATCGAGTCGCGGCCGGGAATAGAACTGACCGTCGATCTGGTTGCCCGTACGGTCACCGCCGGTGGCGAGACCTTCCCCTTCGAGATCGACGACTACACTCGATGGCGCCTGATCGAGGGGCTGGACGACATCGGACTGACCCTGCGCGACGAAGCGCTCATTTCCGAATTCGAGACCCGTCGCGAGAGCTGGCGGCCCAAGACATTGCCGGTGAAATAG
- a CDS encoding DUF6584 family protein, producing the protein MDTAEALDRAKVRFAEGDVRGAVSLLERCVAADPTWLDPRILLSELYRRSGDLIEAGRWGYLIESGAAPEELNAFERALVSTDEDPFELAERALVEPLELASESPHAARMLADLPQRLEEAARYQAEAPDPLDGEWFEHEALPVARRGGIVGMLGAAAAAVFVVGGVVVGAAALLVVPAVLIAMLATP; encoded by the coding sequence ATGGACACCGCCGAAGCCCTCGATCGCGCGAAGGTGCGCTTCGCAGAGGGCGACGTCCGTGGAGCCGTCTCGCTGCTCGAGCGCTGCGTCGCCGCCGATCCCACCTGGCTCGACCCGCGGATCCTCCTCTCCGAGCTCTACCGCCGCTCCGGCGATCTGATCGAGGCGGGGCGGTGGGGCTACCTCATCGAGAGCGGTGCGGCACCGGAGGAGCTCAACGCGTTCGAGCGGGCGCTGGTCAGCACCGACGAGGACCCCTTCGAGCTGGCCGAGCGCGCGCTGGTGGAGCCCCTCGAGCTCGCGTCGGAGTCGCCCCACGCCGCGCGGATGCTCGCCGATCTCCCGCAGCGCCTCGAGGAGGCGGCCCGGTACCAGGCCGAGGCTCCCGACCCGCTCGACGGCGAGTGGTTCGAGCACGAGGCTCTGCCGGTCGCCCGGCGCGGCGGGATCGTCGGCATGCTCGGAGCCGCGGCCGCCGCGGTCTTCGTCGTCGGCGGCGTGGTCGTCGGAGCGGCCGCGCTGCTCGTGGTGCCGGCGGTGCTGATCGCCATGCTCGCCACTCCCTGA